In Kineococcus mangrovi, the following are encoded in one genomic region:
- a CDS encoding phosphoglycerate kinase, with translation MKTIDDLEAQLGGLAGQRVLVRSDLNVPLDHSGEQPVITDDGRIRASVPTLRRLLDAGARVVVTAHLGRPKGAPEAKYSLAPVHARLAELLEGVDVAFCPVTVGEEATAAVAALREGQLLLLENIRFNAGETSKDADERGAFADELAALADAYVSDGFGAVHRKHASVYDVALRLPHAAGGLVATEVEVLQRLTTDPERPYAVVLGGSKVSDKLGVIDNLLGSLLTSGDRLLVGGGMVFTFLAATGREVGRSLLEADQLDRVRGYLDTARDKGVQLVLPTDVVAATAFAADADPQVVPADAIPADRLGLDIGPESARAFAAALADARTVFWNGPMGVFEMEPYAGGTRAVAQALVEAKDSSGAFSVVGGGDSAAAVRTLGFADEQFGHISTGGGASLEYLEGRQLPGLDVLD, from the coding sequence ATGAAGACCATCGACGACCTCGAGGCCCAGCTCGGCGGCCTCGCCGGCCAGCGGGTCCTCGTCCGCAGCGACCTCAACGTGCCGCTGGACCACTCCGGCGAGCAGCCCGTCATCACCGACGACGGCCGCATCCGCGCCTCCGTGCCCACCCTGCGGCGCCTGCTGGACGCCGGGGCCCGCGTCGTCGTGACGGCCCACCTCGGCCGCCCGAAGGGGGCGCCGGAGGCGAAGTACTCCCTGGCCCCCGTGCACGCCCGCCTCGCCGAGCTGCTGGAGGGCGTCGACGTCGCCTTCTGCCCGGTGACCGTCGGCGAGGAGGCCACCGCCGCCGTGGCCGCCCTGCGCGAGGGCCAGCTCCTGCTGCTGGAGAACATCCGGTTCAACGCCGGTGAGACGAGCAAGGACGCCGACGAGCGCGGCGCGTTCGCCGACGAGCTCGCCGCCCTGGCCGACGCGTACGTCTCGGACGGGTTCGGCGCCGTGCACCGCAAGCACGCCAGCGTCTACGACGTCGCGCTGCGGCTGCCGCACGCCGCCGGTGGTCTCGTGGCGACCGAGGTCGAGGTGCTGCAGCGCCTGACCACCGACCCGGAGCGGCCCTACGCCGTCGTCCTGGGCGGCTCGAAGGTCTCCGACAAGCTCGGGGTCATCGACAACCTCCTCGGCTCGCTGCTGACGTCGGGGGACCGCCTGCTCGTCGGTGGCGGGATGGTCTTCACCTTCCTCGCCGCGACGGGCCGCGAGGTCGGCAGGAGCCTGCTGGAGGCCGACCAGCTCGACCGGGTCCGCGGCTACCTGGACACCGCGCGCGACAAGGGCGTCCAGCTCGTCCTGCCCACCGACGTCGTGGCCGCGACGGCGTTCGCCGCCGACGCCGACCCGCAGGTCGTCCCCGCCGACGCCATCCCGGCCGACCGGCTCGGTCTCGACATCGGCCCCGAGTCCGCGCGGGCCTTCGCCGCGGCCCTGGCCGACGCCCGCACGGTGTTCTGGAACGGCCCCATGGGCGTGTTCGAGATGGAGCCCTACGCCGGCGGCACCCGCGCCGTGGCGCAGGCCCTCGTCGAGGCGAAGGACTCCTCCGGCGCGTTCAGCGTCGTCGGCGGCGGCGACTCGGCGGCGGCCGTGCGCACCCTCGGCTTCGCCGACGAGCAGTTTGGGCACATCTCCACCGGTGGTGGGGCGAGCCTGGAGTACCTCGAGGGCAGGCAGCTGCCCGGCCTCGACGTCCTCGACTGA
- the secG gene encoding preprotein translocase subunit SecG produces MSVLRIVLQVILAISSLFLTLLILLHKGKGGGLSDMFGGGVTTSLSGSSMAERNLNRFTITVGCVWFATVVLLGLVERFTNEF; encoded by the coding sequence GTGAGCGTCCTCCGCATCGTGCTGCAGGTGATCCTCGCGATCTCCAGCCTCTTCCTGACCCTGCTCATCCTGCTGCACAAGGGCAAGGGGGGTGGCCTGTCGGACATGTTCGGCGGTGGCGTCACGACGAGCCTGTCCGGGTCGAGCATGGCCGAGCGGAACCTCAACCGGTTCACGATCACGGTCGGTTGCGTCTGGTTCGCGACCGTCGTGCTGCTCGGCCTGGTCGAGCGCTTCACCAACGAGTTCTGA
- the pgl gene encoding 6-phosphogluconolactonase, with protein MSRQAVSVVRYGSAELLAAATADRLLTALADAQAARGVAHLSLTGGTIGGKTLAAVAGAAGRDAVDWRRVHFWWSDERFLPTGDPERNATQAQDALLDALDLDVSTVHYPPATDGPDGDDLDAAAARYAAELLQFGDGAEVPAFDVLLLGMGPDGHVASLFPGHPGLARDESSVVGIRESPKPPPLRVSFTFGAIARARQVWLVAAGAEKAAAVARGVAAGEVSETPAAGVFGTERTLWLVDEAAAADL; from the coding sequence GTGAGCCGTCAGGCCGTCTCCGTCGTCCGGTACGGCTCTGCCGAGCTGCTGGCCGCGGCCACCGCCGACCGGCTCCTCACCGCGCTGGCCGACGCACAGGCGGCGCGGGGGGTGGCGCACCTGTCCCTGACGGGCGGCACGATCGGCGGCAAGACGCTGGCGGCGGTCGCCGGCGCGGCCGGTCGGGACGCCGTGGACTGGCGCCGGGTGCACTTCTGGTGGTCCGACGAGCGGTTCCTGCCGACGGGCGACCCGGAGCGCAACGCCACGCAGGCCCAGGACGCCCTGCTGGACGCGCTGGACCTCGACGTGTCCACCGTGCACTACCCCCCGGCCACGGACGGCCCCGACGGGGACGACCTCGACGCGGCCGCCGCCCGCTACGCCGCCGAGCTGCTGCAGTTCGGCGACGGGGCGGAGGTCCCTGCGTTCGACGTCCTGCTGCTGGGGATGGGGCCCGACGGGCACGTCGCCTCCCTCTTCCCGGGCCACCCCGGGCTGGCGCGTGACGAGTCCAGCGTCGTCGGGATCCGGGAGTCCCCCAAGCCGCCGCCGCTGCGGGTCTCGTTCACCTTCGGGGCCATCGCACGGGCCCGGCAGGTGTGGCTCGTCGCCGCCGGCGCCGAGAAGGCCGCCGCCGTCGCCCGCGGCGTCGCCGCCGGCGAGGTCTCCGAGACCCCGGCCGCCGGCGTGTTCGGCACCGAGCGGACGCTGTGGCTCGTCGACGAGGCTGCTGCCGCCGACCTCTGA
- a CDS encoding RNA polymerase-binding protein RbpA codes for MAGGNAIRGSRVGAGPMGEAERGDTAPRIRISYWCANGHETKPSFAEESGVEPPETWDCPRCGFPAGTDRSNPPAPPKNEPYKTHLAYVKERRSDADGEAILNEALDSLRARGLIR; via the coding sequence GTGGCAGGTGGCAACGCCATCCGGGGCAGCAGGGTCGGCGCCGGCCCCATGGGCGAGGCGGAGCGCGGCGACACCGCGCCGAGGATCCGCATCTCCTACTGGTGCGCGAACGGGCACGAGACGAAGCCCAGCTTCGCCGAGGAGTCCGGGGTCGAGCCGCCGGAGACGTGGGACTGCCCGCGCTGCGGGTTCCCCGCCGGCACGGACCGGAGCAACCCGCCGGCCCCGCCGAAGAACGAGCCCTACAAGACGCACCTCGCGTACGTGAAGGAGCGCCGCTCCGACGCCGACGGCGAGGCCATCCTCAACGAGGCCCTGGACTCGCTGCGAGCGCGCGGCCTCATCCGCTGA
- the opcA gene encoding glucose-6-phosphate dehydrogenase assembly protein OpcA, with product MIIDLPSTSTSAINKALIDLRDSGGAVALGRVLTLVVVTDDAHAEDAISAANEASREHPCRVLVLARGTKRGAARLDAQIRVGGDAGASEVIVLRAYGPLVEHGETTIVSLLLPDAPIVAYWPGAAPEDLRTDPIGRIAQRRITDSAESRDPAKALAARRATYREGDTDLAWTRLTNWRALLAAALDQPPYEPVTSITVAGAPDSPSTELLAAWLAAKLKAPVVRARTRRGTGVQSVRLERRSGAVELIRPDATVATLTQPGQPDRRLSLARRQVKDCLTEELRRLDPDEVYGEVLRDGLPQVSRKVMSARDAEHAGKLSGSRGAAARQAAAEAASAVVSEQMKGAPPEQERSDGTSPVAGEAPESQTPQVRSTQKRAAAATKTAAQKTTGQKTTAKKTTAKKTTAAKTAKKTARTTTRRAAVDR from the coding sequence ATGATCATCGACCTGCCCAGCACGTCGACGAGCGCCATCAACAAGGCGCTCATCGACCTGCGCGACTCCGGCGGGGCCGTGGCCCTCGGCCGGGTCCTGACGCTCGTCGTCGTCACCGACGACGCCCACGCCGAGGACGCCATCTCCGCGGCCAACGAGGCCAGCCGCGAGCACCCGTGCCGGGTGCTCGTCCTCGCCCGCGGCACCAAGCGCGGGGCGGCCCGCCTGGACGCGCAGATCCGGGTCGGCGGGGACGCCGGGGCCAGCGAGGTCATCGTGCTGCGCGCGTACGGCCCGCTCGTCGAGCACGGTGAGACGACCATCGTCTCCCTGCTGCTGCCGGACGCGCCGATCGTGGCCTACTGGCCCGGCGCGGCCCCCGAGGACCTGCGCACCGACCCCATCGGCCGCATCGCGCAGCGCCGGATCACCGACTCCGCGGAGTCGCGCGACCCGGCGAAGGCCCTGGCGGCGCGGCGGGCCACCTACCGCGAGGGTGACACCGACCTCGCGTGGACCCGCCTGACGAACTGGCGCGCGCTGCTCGCGGCCGCGCTGGACCAGCCGCCCTACGAGCCGGTCACGTCCATCACGGTCGCCGGCGCTCCGGACAGCCCGAGCACCGAGCTGCTCGCCGCCTGGCTCGCCGCCAAGCTCAAGGCGCCCGTCGTGCGGGCCCGGACCCGTCGCGGCACCGGCGTCCAGAGCGTCCGGCTCGAACGCCGGTCCGGCGCGGTGGAGCTGATCCGCCCCGACGCGACGGTCGCCACGCTGACCCAGCCGGGTCAGCCGGACCGACGGCTCTCCCTGGCCCGCCGGCAGGTGAAGGACTGCCTGACCGAGGAGCTGCGGCGCCTGGACCCCGACGAGGTCTACGGCGAGGTGCTGCGCGACGGCCTGCCGCAGGTGAGCAGGAAGGTCATGTCCGCCCGCGACGCCGAGCACGCCGGGAAGCTGTCCGGCAGCCGGGGGGCGGCGGCGCGCCAGGCCGCCGCCGAGGCCGCCTCGGCGGTGGTCTCGGAGCAGATGAAGGGGGCCCCGCCGGAGCAGGAACGTTCCGACGGCACCTCCCCCGTCGCGGGTGAGGCCCCGGAGTCGCAGACCCCGCAGGTCCGGTCCACCCAGAAGCGGGCGGCCGCCGCGACGAAGACGGCCGCCCAGAAGACGACCGGGCAGAAGACCACTGCGAAGAAGACCACCGCGAAGAAGACGACGGCCGCCAAGACCGCGAAGAAGACGGCACGGACGACGACGAGGCGCGCGGCGGTGGACCGGTGA
- the tpiA gene encoding triose-phosphate isomerase encodes MPRTPLIAGNWKMVLDHQQGTLLVQKLDWTLKDAKHDYSAVEVAVLPSHTSLRTVQTLIDGDKLSIRLGAQDVSEHDAGAHTGEVSAAQLSKLGVTYVAVGHSERRQHHGEDDAVVRAKTAKALAGGLVPVVCVGEPLEVRKAEQHVEHTVGQVVQALTGLTAEQVAGLVLAYEPVWAIGTGEVATPEDAQEVCAALRSAVAEQFDQTTADAVRILYGGSVKPANIASIMKQPDVDGALVGGASTDAGDFAAIVRFRDHPA; translated from the coding sequence ATGCCCCGCACCCCGCTCATCGCCGGCAACTGGAAGATGGTCCTGGACCACCAGCAGGGCACCCTGCTGGTGCAGAAGCTGGACTGGACCCTGAAGGACGCCAAGCACGACTACTCCGCCGTCGAGGTGGCCGTCCTGCCCTCGCACACGAGCCTGCGCACCGTGCAGACGCTCATCGACGGCGACAAGCTGTCGATCCGCCTCGGCGCGCAGGACGTCTCCGAGCACGACGCGGGTGCCCACACCGGTGAGGTGTCCGCGGCCCAGCTCAGCAAGCTCGGCGTCACCTACGTGGCCGTCGGGCACTCCGAGCGCCGCCAGCACCACGGCGAGGACGACGCGGTGGTGCGGGCGAAGACGGCGAAGGCCCTGGCCGGCGGGCTCGTCCCCGTCGTCTGCGTGGGGGAGCCGCTGGAGGTCCGCAAGGCGGAGCAGCACGTCGAGCACACCGTCGGGCAGGTCGTGCAGGCCCTCACCGGCCTGACGGCCGAGCAGGTCGCCGGGCTCGTGCTCGCCTACGAGCCGGTGTGGGCCATCGGGACCGGCGAGGTCGCCACGCCCGAGGACGCCCAGGAGGTGTGCGCCGCGCTGCGTTCGGCCGTGGCCGAGCAGTTCGACCAGACGACGGCCGACGCGGTGCGGATCCTCTACGGCGGCAGCGTGAAGCCCGCCAACATCGCCTCGATCATGAAGCAGCCGGACGTCGACGGGGCCCTCGTCGGGGGCGCCAGCACGGACGCGGGCGACTTCGCCGCGATCGTGCGCTTCCGCGATCACCCGGCCTGA